In Fibrobacter sp. UWEL, the following proteins share a genomic window:
- a CDS encoding FISUMP domain-containing protein, which translates to MILNVMDLCQVEADLLTKRSGDTLEIEYGEHHMETTCSCYSDHWFDIDANNKNVKFVRFSGITYEISEGSAPEPTKREHDYSVMDDSRDSKTYKTVQLEEGVWMAENLNYEMEDGVQSWCNENKTENCDKYGRLYTLKAANSVCPSGWHLPSIEEWPFSGNGGYSAFYDYAAQGWKKAIDKYGFAALPAGEYSAEFQKFFEPGTSAYFWTSTIDTRNNDCPVIVEFSNSSAGMISVCADNENDGLSVRCVKDSE; encoded by the coding sequence ATGATTTTGAACGTAATGGATCTCTGTCAAGTTGAAGCAGACCTGTTGACAAAGCGTTCCGGTGATACATTGGAAATCGAATACGGAGAGCATCATATGGAAACGACATGTTCGTGCTATAGTGATCACTGGTTCGACATTGATGCGAACAACAAGAATGTCAAGTTTGTTCGGTTCAGCGGAATCACCTACGAAATCAGCGAAGGATCGGCTCCAGAGCCTACAAAACGCGAACACGACTATTCCGTTATGGACGATTCCCGTGATAGCAAAACTTATAAGACGGTCCAATTAGAAGAAGGCGTCTGGATGGCTGAAAACCTCAACTACGAAATGGAAGACGGAGTCCAGAGCTGGTGTAACGAAAACAAGACGGAAAACTGCGACAAGTATGGGCGCCTATATACTCTCAAGGCAGCCAATTCTGTATGTCCTTCAGGATGGCACCTTCCTTCAATAGAGGAATGGCCGTTCAGTGGAAATGGGGGCTATTCGGCATTTTACGATTATGCCGCCCAAGGTTGGAAAAAAGCAATTGACAAATACGGCTTTGCCGCTCTGCCTGCCGGCGAATATTCCGCAGAATTCCAAAAGTTTTTCGAGCCCGGAACTTCCGCCTATTTCTGGACATCTACCATAGATACAAGAAATAATGACTGTCCTGTGATAGTCGAATTCAGCAATAGTTCTGCAGGAATGATAAGTGTCTGTGCCGATAACGAAAACGACGGACTTTCTGTCCGCTGTGTCAAGGACTCTGAGTAG
- a CDS encoding UPF0175 family protein yields the protein MATITMEVPQEALPFFETKDAFLLNEQRALMMYPFVKNGVLSRGRVAELLGMNKFDLISIYQRFGMPFIDSPIEDLEEDIANCEMAMDRG from the coding sequence ATGGCAACAATAACAATGGAAGTCCCGCAGGAGGCTTTGCCGTTCTTTGAAACAAAGGACGCGTTTTTGCTGAATGAACAAAGGGCATTGATGATGTACCCCTTCGTGAAAAATGGGGTGCTTTCCAGGGGCCGCGTTGCAGAACTCCTTGGAATGAACAAGTTCGACCTTATCTCAATTTACCAGCGCTTCGGCATGCCTTTTATAGATTCTCCAATAGAAGATTTGGAAGAAGATATCGCTAATTGCGAAATGGCCATGGACCGAGGCTGA
- a CDS encoding UPF0175 family protein, which yields MATITMEVPEDIMNFMVCENKCDELRRNALLLYPFIKNETISHGRAAEILGISKWELIELYGNEGIPYIDQSWEEVEQDAGNVMELLSKR from the coding sequence ATGGCGACAATAACAATGGAAGTCCCGGAGGACATCATGAATTTCATGGTGTGCGAAAACAAGTGCGATGAGCTCCGTCGTAATGCGTTGTTGCTGTACCCCTTTATCAAGAACGAGACAATCTCGCATGGTCGTGCCGCCGAAATTTTGGGCATTTCCAAGTGGGAACTGATTGAATTGTATGGGAACGAGGGAATCCCGTATATTGACCAGAGCTGGGAAGAAGTTGAACAGGACGCAGGCAATGTGATGGAACTACTTTCCAAGAGGTAG
- a CDS encoding TIGR02147 family protein codes for MRPVTEYQDYRQYMQDFYEERKRSSYFTWRKFASLAGFASPAYLKLVCDGKTSLSKPGVAKVARAMNLEGFDFTYFALLVRFGNAKNDSEKEAALMALEREARMNKIRIIDADAFRYYEDPTCPIVRELAPVMPRATFGEIASKIRSETTAAQVRDTLQFLVKADLLKKNADETYEQTQKAVKGSKETIPLVIRTMNKKMTELAARSIANDSVEERNFSGITMGIDKRTYDRITREIEIFRKKIVDIANECQKIDQVYQMNLQIFPLTDKISNIESRKG; via the coding sequence ATGAGACCCGTTACTGAATATCAAGACTACCGCCAATATATGCAAGACTTCTATGAAGAACGCAAAAGAAGTTCTTACTTCACATGGCGTAAATTCGCAAGCCTTGCTGGTTTTGCTTCTCCGGCATACCTGAAACTGGTCTGCGATGGCAAAACAAGCTTGAGCAAGCCGGGTGTCGCTAAGGTGGCTCGTGCCATGAATCTAGAAGGTTTTGATTTCACCTATTTCGCCTTGCTCGTAAGATTTGGCAACGCCAAGAACGACAGCGAAAAGGAAGCGGCCCTTATGGCGCTTGAACGCGAAGCCCGCATGAATAAGATCCGAATAATTGATGCAGATGCATTTCGCTACTATGAAGACCCGACCTGTCCTATCGTCCGCGAACTTGCGCCCGTCATGCCGAGAGCTACTTTTGGTGAGATCGCTTCCAAAATCCGTAGCGAGACGACGGCGGCACAAGTCCGCGACACCCTGCAGTTCCTTGTCAAGGCAGACCTGCTCAAAAAGAATGCTGACGAAACATATGAGCAAACGCAAAAGGCCGTGAAGGGCTCCAAGGAAACTATACCCCTTGTCATTCGAACCATGAATAAAAAGATGACCGAACTGGCGGCACGCTCCATCGCCAACGATTCTGTCGAGGAACGCAACTTTTCGGGAATCACCATGGGCATTGACAAGCGCACTTATGATCGTATCACCAGGGAAATCGAAATTTTCCGCAAGAAGATTGTCGACATTGCCAACGAGTGTCAAAAGATAGATCAGGTCTACCAAATGAATTTGCAAATTTTCCCTTTGACAGACAAGATTAGCAACATTGAATCAAGGAAAGGCTAA